One Rosettibacter firmus genomic window carries:
- a CDS encoding endo-1,4-beta-xylanase codes for MNKKFKTLYVSLLLLLMPSLSWGQLVTNGSFEDTPLGPITGNIKGWVLSVGTSVPTPPNFEIVDNPVQDGNRAFKVVINSLGSNDWDIQLVADSIPVKQGETYVYTIWAKAEKSGAQANFTVGNYSYNEYGAIRPASLTTEWKQFTMEFTITDNQQYIRAPIHFNRSGNVGNTIYIDNLSIVNKKDIPSPKKPIVLEAEDGVLGSDYEILQDGDITYVTPKTNFINANHPGSKSKVITFEVTFADTGTYNLFAKIRVGPNQFNDDSFFYGNGFGIKDTLNDDDWIAVNQLQVAGFNEPNNIVLGPGALGNGVWKWVNLSQNNYYENAVTFKVEGDTLKKIFQIASREDGLDIDKIAFGKANLYFTVKNLEEKTEGLDKLPGTIWSGPPLASKQPKYVGNIYSRLQRENFESYWNQVIPENAGKWGSVEGTRDVMNWAELDSAYNLAKRNGFSFNFHVLIWGAQQPSWINSLQPSEQLEEIREWFQEVANRYNDIDFLQVVNEPLPGHNPPDGQSGRANYKEALGGNGATGWDWVINAFKMAREIFPQKTKLMINDYNIINSSTNTSQYLRLIRLLQAQNLIDAIGIQGHAFSTYTATVTTMKRNLDSLGATGLPVYITELDIDGPTDDIQLREYQRVFPALYEHPAVRGITLWGWRPGLWRNDQKAYLVDANGYERPALTWLRNYLDTVKVIVSTREIANLPNEFRLEQNYPNPFNPTTKITYVLPSRTTVSLKVYDVLGRHIKTLVDDLQNPGSYTVTFDGSGLSSGVYFYRLEAGGYSKTKQMILMK; via the coding sequence ATGAATAAAAAATTTAAAACTTTATATGTAAGTTTATTACTATTACTTATGCCATCCCTATCTTGGGGACAGTTGGTAACTAATGGTAGTTTTGAAGATACACCTTTAGGACCAATAACCGGAAATATTAAAGGTTGGGTTCTCTCTGTAGGAACAAGTGTACCAACTCCTCCTAATTTTGAGATTGTTGATAATCCGGTTCAAGATGGTAATCGTGCTTTTAAAGTTGTTATAAATAGTCTGGGTTCAAATGACTGGGATATTCAACTTGTTGCTGATAGTATACCAGTAAAGCAAGGCGAAACATATGTATATACTATCTGGGCAAAAGCAGAAAAATCTGGTGCACAGGCAAACTTTACTGTCGGTAATTACTCTTATAATGAATATGGAGCTATTCGTCCTGCATCATTAACTACAGAGTGGAAACAGTTTACTATGGAGTTTACAATTACTGATAATCAACAGTATATTAGAGCTCCAATTCATTTTAATAGAAGTGGAAATGTTGGTAATACTATTTATATTGATAATCTATCTATTGTAAATAAAAAAGATATTCCTTCACCTAAGAAACCAATTGTTCTGGAAGCAGAGGATGGAGTACTTGGAAGCGATTATGAAATTTTACAGGATGGAGATATTACTTATGTAACTCCGAAAACAAATTTCATAAATGCTAATCATCCAGGAAGTAAAAGTAAAGTTATTACTTTCGAAGTTACATTTGCTGATACAGGCACATATAATTTATTTGCAAAAATAAGAGTAGGTCCAAATCAGTTTAACGACGATAGTTTCTTTTATGGAAATGGATTTGGTATCAAAGATACTTTGAATGATGATGATTGGATTGCAGTAAATCAATTGCAGGTTGCAGGTTTTAATGAACCGAATAATATTGTTCTTGGTCCTGGTGCTTTAGGTAATGGAGTCTGGAAATGGGTTAATTTATCGCAAAACAATTATTATGAAAATGCCGTTACTTTTAAAGTTGAAGGGGATACACTCAAAAAAATATTTCAGATAGCTTCACGTGAAGATGGATTGGATATAGATAAAATTGCATTTGGGAAAGCAAATCTTTATTTCACTGTCAAGAACTTAGAGGAAAAAACAGAAGGCTTGGATAAATTGCCAGGTACAATCTGGTCAGGTCCACCATTAGCATCAAAACAACCGAAGTATGTAGGTAATATTTATAGCCGTCTTCAAAGAGAAAATTTTGAGTCATACTGGAATCAGGTTATACCAGAGAATGCAGGTAAATGGGGTAGTGTTGAGGGGACAAGAGATGTCATGAATTGGGCAGAACTGGATTCTGCATATAATCTTGCAAAAAGAAATGGTTTTTCATTTAACTTTCACGTACTTATCTGGGGAGCACAGCAACCTTCTTGGATTAACTCTTTACAACCTTCAGAACAACTTGAAGAAATAAGAGAATGGTTTCAGGAAGTTGCAAATAGATATAATGATATAGACTTTTTGCAGGTAGTAAATGAACCTTTACCTGGTCATAATCCACCTGATGGACAAAGCGGTAGAGCTAATTATAAAGAAGCTTTAGGAGGTAATGGAGCAACAGGATGGGATTGGGTGATAAATGCATTTAAGATGGCTCGAGAAATCTTTCCTCAAAAAACTAAGTTGATGATTAATGATTATAACATTATAAATAGCTCAACTAATACATCTCAATATCTTCGTTTGATAAGATTGCTTCAAGCACAAAATCTAATAGATGCTATTGGAATACAGGGACACGCGTTTAGCACATATACTGCTACAGTTACTACGATGAAAAGAAATCTTGATTCACTGGGAGCTACAGGTTTACCAGTTTATATTACAGAATTAGATATAGATGGACCAACTGATGACATACAACTAAGAGAATATCAAAGAGTCTTTCCTGCACTTTATGAACATCCAGCTGTAAGAGGAATTACTTTATGGGGATGGAGACCTGGTCTATGGAGAAATGATCAGAAAGCTTATCTTGTTGATGCAAATGGTTATGAAAGACCTGCATTAACATGGCTTAGGAATTACCTTGATACTGTAAAAGTAATTGTATCAACAAGAGAGATTGCTAATTTACCAAATGAATTTCGTCTTGAACAGAATTATCCAAATCCGTTTAATCCAACTACAAAAATTACTTATGTATTACCAAGTAGAACAACTGTATCGCTTAAAGTATATGATGTACTTGGAAGACATATCAAAACTTTAGTTGATGATTTACAAAATCCAGGTTCTTATACTGTTACTTTTGATGGTTCAGGACTTTCGAGTGGAGTTTACTTCTATCGACTGGAAGCTGGTGGATATTCGAAAACAAAACAAATGATTTTGATGAAGTAG
- a CDS encoding polysaccharide deacetylase family protein translates to MINKKIIFIILLVISYNINAQVNLWNNKSCAVVLTYDDALNTHLDNVIPLLDSLGFKATFYLSGFFPGFSNRLNDWRKAAANGHELGNHTLFHPCIGNMEGREWVKPDYDLSKYSIQRITDEILMNNIVLEAVDGKKRRTFAYTCGDTLAGDSSYVKIIKENFPAARGVNYFHQKINEIDLFNIGCYVVNGQSADELIDLVKYAMNNNTLLVFLFHGVGGEHPINISLETHKKLLEFLKANENNIWITTFLDVADFIRKYRTKSETFK, encoded by the coding sequence ATGATTAATAAAAAAATAATTTTTATCATCTTATTAGTGATATCTTATAATATAAATGCACAGGTTAATCTCTGGAATAATAAGAGTTGTGCAGTTGTATTAACTTATGATGATGCATTAAACACCCATCTCGATAATGTAATCCCTCTTCTGGATTCACTTGGCTTTAAAGCTACGTTTTATCTTTCTGGCTTTTTCCCGGGATTTAGTAATAGATTGAACGATTGGAGAAAAGCAGCAGCAAATGGTCATGAACTTGGAAATCATACTTTATTTCATCCATGCATTGGAAATATGGAAGGAAGAGAATGGGTAAAACCTGACTATGATTTAAGTAAATATTCTATTCAAAGAATAACTGACGAAATTTTAATGAATAATATTGTTCTGGAAGCAGTTGATGGAAAAAAGAGAAGAACATTTGCTTATACATGCGGAGATACATTAGCAGGTGATTCTTCTTACGTTAAAATTATAAAAGAAAATTTTCCTGCAGCAAGAGGTGTAAATTATTTTCATCAAAAAATTAATGAAATAGATTTATTCAATATTGGTTGTTATGTTGTAAATGGCCAGAGTGCAGATGAGTTAATTGATTTAGTTAAATATGCTATGAATAATAATACATTATTGGTATTTCTATTTCATGGAGTAGGTGGAGAACACCCAATAAATATTTCTTTGGAAACACATAAAAAACTTCTTGAATTCTTAAAAGCTAATGAAAATAATATCTGGATAACAACATTTTTAGATGTTGCTGATTTTATAAGAAAGTACCGAACTAAATCTGAAACCTTCAAATAA